A single window of Nocardia higoensis DNA harbors:
- a CDS encoding class I SAM-dependent RNA methyltransferase, with amino-acid sequence MSDWLGQTFEIRLGPPGHGGFCVGRHEGRVVFVRHGLPGEVVLARVTEDAGGGFCRADAIEILESSADRVPSTCPVSGPGGAGCCDFAYATPAAQRALKASVVGELLRRIGGLDREVTVEPISERSAEATGGWRTRVRLPVDASGRAGIHRYRSDAVIADLRCPQPVPGMLADIAEQQWTPGADLVIALDGDGLRHIVELAPAAPQHRGRTDRGGGRRGPAGRRGAAAARRAAAHAPRAERIVEGSGRAVEYVAGRRWEVSATGFWQAHRDAAQCYSDLIGQWAELSGGDSAWDLYSGAGVFAARLAEQVGPGGAVLAVESSRAAVADGRAALRDQPWVDLRSDRVERWLAEHIAQTPRVVVLDPPRAGAGKDVVTAVTAAGPERIVHIGCDPAAFARDLGLYGRAGYELADLRVFDAFPATHHVECVALLTR; translated from the coding sequence GTGAGCGACTGGCTGGGCCAGACCTTCGAGATCCGGCTCGGACCGCCCGGGCACGGCGGGTTCTGCGTCGGCAGGCACGAGGGCCGGGTGGTCTTCGTTCGGCACGGACTGCCGGGGGAGGTGGTACTTGCTCGGGTCACCGAGGATGCCGGCGGCGGATTCTGCCGCGCGGACGCGATCGAGATCCTGGAGTCCTCCGCCGACCGGGTGCCCAGTACGTGCCCGGTCTCCGGACCGGGCGGCGCGGGCTGCTGTGACTTCGCGTACGCGACTCCCGCCGCGCAGCGCGCACTGAAGGCCTCGGTCGTCGGTGAGCTGCTGCGACGTATCGGCGGACTCGACCGCGAGGTGACCGTGGAGCCGATCTCCGAGCGCTCCGCCGAGGCCACCGGTGGCTGGCGCACCCGGGTGCGGCTGCCCGTCGACGCGTCCGGCCGGGCCGGTATCCACCGCTACCGCAGCGATGCGGTGATCGCCGACCTGCGTTGCCCGCAACCGGTTCCCGGCATGCTGGCGGACATCGCCGAACAGCAGTGGACACCGGGTGCGGATCTGGTCATCGCACTCGATGGCGACGGTCTGCGCCACATCGTCGAACTCGCCCCCGCCGCGCCGCAGCACCGTGGCCGTACCGATCGGGGCGGCGGGCGCCGCGGACCAGCCGGTCGGCGTGGTGCCGCCGCCGCTCGGCGCGCCGCCGCCCACGCGCCCCGGGCGGAACGGATCGTCGAGGGCTCCGGCCGCGCGGTCGAGTATGTCGCGGGTCGGCGATGGGAAGTGTCGGCCACCGGCTTCTGGCAGGCGCATCGCGACGCGGCGCAGTGCTATTCGGATCTGATCGGGCAGTGGGCCGAGCTGTCGGGCGGGGACAGTGCCTGGGATCTCTACAGCGGCGCGGGGGTCTTCGCGGCCCGGCTCGCCGAGCAGGTGGGCCCCGGCGGCGCGGTTCTGGCGGTGGAGTCCTCGCGCGCCGCGGTTGCCGACGGCCGGGCCGCGCTGCGCGATCAGCCGTGGGTCGACCTGCGGTCGGACCGGGTTGAGCGGTGGCTCGCCGAGCACATCGCGCAGACGCCTCGAGTGGTCGTCCTCGATCCGCCCCGAGCGGGCGCGGGCAAGGACGTGGTGACCGCGGTGACCGCGGCCGGTCCCGAGCGGATCGTGCACATCGGCTGCGATCCCGCCGCCTTCGCCCGTGACCTCGGCCTCTACGGACGGGCCGGCTACGAACTCGCCGACCTGCGGGTCTTCGACGCGTTCCCGGCCACGCACCACGTCGAATGCGTGGCCCTGCTGACCCGCTGA
- the cei gene encoding envelope integrity protein Cei — translation MVSLITEGSATDPQGRLYPRRRPRAWLIMLGVLALICSIVWIKALTTENTDTTAMACNSPSPATEPGAEAAPALGQRVGASWLQDVEPAALAQSRVRVLNANNQRGQAAHVASRLGDLGFASTPDTQYGNDPIYTNGDLECTGQIRFGVNGRPAAASVQLVAPCAELIQDQREDDTVDLVLGSLFRDVQPNNDAEEVLRSLKNPAPGDSPKIDIDLLAAARTARC, via the coding sequence GTGGTTTCACTGATCACCGAAGGCAGCGCGACCGATCCCCAGGGTCGCCTCTATCCTCGGCGTCGCCCGCGCGCGTGGCTCATCATGCTCGGCGTTCTCGCATTGATCTGCTCGATCGTCTGGATCAAGGCGCTGACCACCGAGAACACCGACACCACGGCGATGGCGTGCAACTCGCCGAGCCCGGCCACCGAGCCAGGCGCCGAAGCCGCGCCCGCGCTCGGGCAGCGGGTCGGCGCATCGTGGCTGCAGGACGTCGAACCCGCGGCGCTCGCCCAGTCCAGAGTGCGTGTACTCAATGCCAACAACCAGCGCGGCCAAGCCGCGCACGTGGCATCGCGCCTCGGTGATCTGGGGTTCGCGAGTACCCCGGACACCCAATACGGTAACGATCCGATCTACACCAACGGCGACCTGGAATGCACCGGCCAGATCCGCTTCGGAGTGAACGGCAGGCCCGCCGCCGCCTCGGTGCAGCTCGTCGCCCCGTGCGCGGAACTGATTCAGGATCAGCGTGAGGACGACACGGTCGATCTGGTGCTCGGCTCGCTGTTCCGAGACGTGCAACCCAACAACGATGCCGAAGAGGTGTTGCGTTCGCTCAAGAACCCGGCCCCGGGCGACAGCCCGAAGATCGACATCGACCTGCTGGCGGCCGCACGCACCGCACGCTGCTGA
- a CDS encoding OB-fold nucleic acid binding domain-containing protein: protein MPSAASSYFRRLSRRLTEDIDQLDAEELAETADASGACRVVDCRRGEEVTMLGRLRSVEACSKSAGASVQAEFFDGTDAIALVWIGRRRIPGIEPGRRLLVRGRIGERDGRKVIFNPYYELRGNS from the coding sequence ATGCCATCCGCAGCCTCGAGTTACTTCCGACGCCTGAGCCGGCGGTTGACCGAGGACATCGATCAACTCGACGCAGAAGAACTCGCCGAGACAGCCGACGCGTCGGGCGCGTGCCGGGTGGTGGACTGCCGTCGTGGTGAGGAAGTCACCATGCTCGGTCGGCTCCGCAGTGTGGAAGCATGTTCCAAGTCGGCGGGCGCCAGTGTGCAGGCGGAGTTCTTCGACGGCACCGACGCGATCGCTCTGGTCTGGATCGGCCGCCGCCGGATTCCCGGCATCGAGCCGGGACGTCGCCTGCTGGTGCGCGGCCGCATCGGCGAACGCGACGGACGCAAGGTGATCTTCAACCCCTACTACGAATTGCGCGGGAACAGCTGA
- the dut gene encoding dUTP diphosphatase — protein MSALSAIPLRRLDPGIPVPSRAHPGDAGVDLCTTQDVVLEPGERVLVGTGIAVALPIGTVGLIHPRSGLAAKTGLSVVNTPGTVDAGYRGEIKVCLINHDPRESIELRRGDRIAQLLVQRVELVDFVEVDELDDTPRGAGGYGSSGGHASLTPGAAHMARAGQEG, from the coding sequence GTGAGCGCACTTTCAGCGATACCGCTGCGGCGATTGGATCCGGGTATCCCGGTACCTTCCCGCGCCCATCCCGGTGACGCCGGGGTGGATCTGTGCACCACCCAGGACGTCGTGCTGGAGCCGGGTGAGCGCGTGCTGGTGGGCACAGGCATCGCCGTGGCCCTGCCGATCGGCACGGTGGGGCTGATCCATCCCCGTTCCGGGCTGGCCGCCAAGACCGGCCTGTCGGTGGTGAACACTCCGGGCACCGTCGATGCCGGCTATCGCGGGGAGATCAAAGTCTGCTTGATCAATCACGATCCTCGCGAGTCGATCGAGCTGCGCCGGGGTGACCGCATCGCGCAACTGCTCGTCCAGCGCGTGGAACTGGTGGATTTCGTCGAGGTCGACGAGCTCGACGACACGCCCCGTGGTGCCGGCGGTTACGGCTCCAGCGGTGGACATGCGAGCTTGACGCCGGGCGCGGCGCATATGGCGCGCGCCGGTCAGGAGGGGTGA
- a CDS encoding potassium channel family protein: MKVAIAGAGAVGRSIARELLRGGHRVMLLERQLDHIDHQAIPDAVWVHADACELALLEDAELETYEVVIAATGDDKVNLVHSLLAKTEFGVRRVVARVNDPRNEWLFDSAWGVDVAVSTPRLLASLVEEAVSVGDLVRLMTLRQGQANLVEITLPSDTALAGKPVRALTLPRDAALVTILRGGRVIVPQADDPFEGEDELLFVTSVEAEEDLRVALADHGIRP, translated from the coding sequence ATGAAGGTGGCCATCGCCGGCGCGGGCGCTGTCGGGCGTTCGATCGCCAGGGAACTGTTGCGTGGCGGGCATCGGGTGATGCTGCTGGAGCGCCAGCTCGACCACATCGACCACCAGGCCATTCCGGACGCGGTCTGGGTGCATGCCGACGCATGCGAACTCGCGCTGCTCGAGGACGCCGAGCTGGAAACCTACGAAGTGGTCATCGCGGCTACCGGCGACGACAAGGTGAACCTGGTGCACAGCCTGCTGGCCAAGACCGAGTTCGGTGTGCGGCGGGTGGTGGCGCGGGTCAACGATCCGCGCAACGAGTGGCTGTTCGATTCGGCGTGGGGCGTGGACGTGGCCGTGTCGACCCCGCGGCTGCTCGCCTCGCTGGTGGAGGAAGCGGTCTCGGTGGGTGATCTGGTGCGCCTGATGACGCTGCGTCAGGGGCAGGCCAACCTGGTGGAGATCACCCTGCCCAGCGACACCGCGCTCGCTGGCAAGCCGGTTCGGGCGCTGACCTTGCCGCGCGATGCCGCGCTGGTGACGATTCTGCGTGGCGGCCGGGTCATCGTGCCGCAGGCCGACGACCCGTTCGAGGGCGAGGACGAGCTGTTGTTCGTGACCTCGGTGGAGGCCGAGGAGGATCTGCGCGTGGCGCTGGCCGACCACGGCATCAGGCCGTAA
- a CDS encoding DUF4193 domain-containing protein translates to MATDYDAPRRTESDDVSEDSLEELKARRNEAQSAVVDIDESDTAESFELPGADLSEEVLSVRVVPKQADEFTCSSCFLVHHRSRLASEAGGQMICMDCAA, encoded by the coding sequence ATGGCAACCGACTATGACGCACCGAGGCGTACCGAATCCGACGATGTGTCGGAGGATTCGCTGGAGGAGCTGAAGGCTCGTCGCAACGAGGCACAGTCCGCCGTCGTGGATATCGACGAATCCGATACCGCGGAGTCGTTCGAGCTTCCCGGCGCAGACCTGTCCGAGGAAGTTCTCTCGGTCCGGGTGGTCCCCAAGCAGGCCGACGAGTTCACCTGTTCCAGCTGCTTCCTGGTGCACCACCGCAGCAGGCTCGCCAGCGAGGCGGGCGGTCAGATGATCTGCATGGATTGCGCCGCCTGA
- a CDS encoding DUF3159 domain-containing protein — protein sequence MGGFSGLIYSTVPVVVFVPVNSFFGLTAAIWAALGVAAAILVWRLIRRSPIQPAVSGFVGVGICAFIAWRMGEAKGYFLFGIYTSLVYAAGFVLSILVRRPLVGVIWGALNGHGSVWRSDRALVRLYDFATAIWALVFGARYLVQSELYDSDQTGWLAAARIGMGWPLTAVAFGVTIWAVRRAGHLPVRSGA from the coding sequence ATGGGCGGCTTCAGCGGCCTGATCTACTCGACGGTCCCGGTCGTGGTCTTCGTCCCCGTCAACAGCTTCTTCGGGCTCACCGCCGCGATCTGGGCGGCGCTCGGCGTGGCCGCGGCGATTCTGGTCTGGCGGCTGATCCGCCGCAGTCCGATCCAGCCCGCCGTATCCGGCTTCGTCGGCGTCGGTATCTGCGCGTTTATCGCCTGGCGGATGGGTGAGGCCAAGGGGTATTTCCTGTTCGGCATCTACACCAGTCTGGTCTACGCGGCCGGGTTCGTGCTGTCGATCCTGGTACGCAGACCGCTGGTCGGGGTGATCTGGGGTGCGCTGAACGGCCACGGCTCGGTGTGGCGCTCCGACCGCGCCCTGGTGCGGCTCTACGACTTCGCGACCGCCATCTGGGCGCTGGTGTTCGGCGCGAGGTACCTGGTGCAGTCCGAGCTCTACGACTCCGACCAGACGGGCTGGCTGGCCGCCGCCCGGATCGGCATGGGCTGGCCGCTGACGGCGGTCGCGTTCGGCGTCACCATCTGGGCCGTGCGCCGGGCCGGCCATCTGCCGGTGCGCTCCGGCGCGTAG
- a CDS encoding potassium channel family protein, producing the protein MFVVVMGCGRVGSSLARALVRVGHEVTVIDRDSSAFLRLGEDFAGQRVVGVGFDRDVLTRAGLGRADAFAAVSSGDNSNIISARVARETFGVERVVARIYDAKRAAVYERLGIPTIATVPWTTDRFLRTIIGDTGTTTWREPTGTVAVTQLALHEDWFGRTVQDLERAVGGRVSFVLRFGQALLPEGKTIVQADDIVYVAVPSGLVGEAVALAAERPVKED; encoded by the coding sequence GTGTTCGTAGTGGTCATGGGGTGCGGGCGGGTCGGCTCGTCGCTGGCGCGTGCCCTGGTGCGGGTCGGACACGAGGTCACCGTCATCGACCGGGACTCCAGCGCATTCCTGCGGCTCGGCGAGGATTTCGCCGGTCAGCGCGTGGTCGGCGTCGGCTTCGATCGTGACGTACTGACCCGGGCCGGACTCGGGCGCGCCGACGCCTTCGCGGCGGTCTCCTCCGGTGACAACTCCAACATCATCTCCGCGCGGGTCGCGCGGGAAACCTTCGGCGTCGAGCGCGTCGTCGCCCGCATCTACGACGCCAAACGCGCCGCCGTCTACGAACGCCTCGGCATCCCCACCATCGCCACCGTGCCGTGGACCACCGACCGGTTCCTGCGCACGATCATCGGCGACACCGGAACCACCACCTGGCGCGAGCCCACCGGCACCGTCGCGGTCACTCAGCTCGCGCTGCACGAGGACTGGTTCGGCCGCACCGTGCAGGACCTGGAGCGGGCGGTCGGCGGCCGGGTGTCGTTCGTGCTGAGATTCGGACAAGCGCTGCTGCCCGAGGGCAAGACCATCGTGCAGGCCGATGACATCGTGTATGTGGCGGTACCTTCCGGCCTGGTCGGCGAGGCCGTCGCGCTGGCGGCCGAGCGCCCCGTGAAAGAGGACTGA
- a CDS encoding APC family permease — translation MSKLTTAAKRMLLGRPFRSDSLGSTLLPKRIALPVFASDALSSVAYAPEEILLMLSVAGVSAYLYAPWVGLAVAFVMAIVVASYRQNVHAYPSGGGDYEVATTNIGPTAGLTVGSALLVDYVLTVAVSISSAAANIGSAIPFVDTHKVLFAVVAIAVLTALNLRGVRESGTMFAIPTYAFMFGMFLMLGWGLIQTYMLGEPLRAESAGFGLEAEEEHLYGLAFAFLIARSFSSGCAALTGVEAISNGVPAFRKPKSRNAATTLLLLGVLAITMLMGMLILAQKIGVVYAHDTGHLTGAPEDYHQKTLIAQLARTVFDGFPIGFFFVTIVTALILVLAANTAFNGFPVLGSILAQDRYLPRQLHTRGDRLAFSNGILFLSGAAIAFVVAFGAEVTKLIQLYIVGVFVSFVLSQTGMLRHWTRHLRTETDPSHRARMKRSRVVNAVGLTATGAVLIIVLVTKFFAGAWIAILLMVVVFVVMKMIRRHYDAVAKELDEYEWDPVLPSRSHAIVLVSKLHLPTRRALVYARAARPDTLEAITVNVDDEDTRALVREWERSEVTVPLKVIESPYREVTKPVLDYVKRVRRDSPRTVVTVFIPEYVVGRWWEQVLHNQSALRLKGRLLFEPGVMVTSVPWQLSSSASARQPGVVNAPGSVRRGYGDQRRGGDQQ, via the coding sequence GTGTCCAAGTTGACGACAGCGGCCAAGCGCATGCTGCTGGGCAGGCCCTTTCGCAGCGACTCGCTGGGGAGCACTCTGCTGCCGAAGCGCATCGCGCTGCCGGTCTTCGCCTCCGACGCGTTGTCCTCGGTGGCATACGCGCCCGAGGAGATCCTCCTCATGCTGTCCGTCGCGGGCGTGTCGGCCTACCTCTACGCGCCGTGGGTGGGTCTGGCGGTCGCGTTCGTGATGGCGATCGTGGTCGCCAGCTACCGGCAGAACGTGCACGCCTACCCCTCCGGCGGCGGTGACTACGAAGTGGCGACCACCAATATCGGCCCGACCGCGGGGCTCACGGTGGGCAGCGCGCTGCTGGTCGACTATGTGCTCACCGTGGCGGTGTCGATCTCGTCGGCAGCCGCCAACATCGGCTCGGCGATCCCTTTCGTCGACACCCACAAGGTGCTGTTCGCCGTCGTGGCCATCGCCGTGCTGACCGCGCTCAATCTGCGCGGGGTACGCGAATCCGGCACCATGTTCGCGATTCCCACCTACGCCTTCATGTTCGGCATGTTCCTGATGCTCGGCTGGGGCCTGATCCAGACCTACATGCTCGGCGAACCGCTGCGTGCCGAATCCGCCGGTTTCGGATTGGAGGCCGAGGAGGAGCATCTCTACGGACTGGCCTTCGCGTTCCTGATCGCGCGCTCGTTCTCCTCCGGCTGCGCCGCGCTCACCGGCGTCGAGGCGATCAGCAACGGTGTGCCCGCCTTCCGCAAACCCAAGTCCCGCAATGCCGCGACCACGCTGCTGCTGCTGGGCGTCCTCGCGATCACCATGCTGATGGGCATGCTGATACTGGCGCAGAAGATCGGGGTGGTCTACGCCCACGACACCGGCCATCTGACCGGAGCGCCCGAGGACTACCACCAGAAGACGCTCATCGCCCAGCTCGCCCGCACGGTGTTCGACGGCTTCCCCATCGGATTCTTCTTCGTCACCATCGTCACCGCGCTCATCCTGGTGCTGGCGGCCAACACCGCGTTCAACGGTTTCCCGGTGCTCGGCTCGATCCTCGCCCAGGACCGCTATCTGCCGCGTCAGTTGCACACCCGTGGCGACCGGCTGGCCTTCAGCAACGGCATCCTGTTCCTCTCCGGCGCGGCGATCGCGTTCGTTGTCGCTTTCGGCGCCGAGGTGACCAAGCTGATCCAGCTCTACATTGTCGGGGTGTTCGTCTCGTTCGTGTTGAGCCAGACCGGCATGCTGCGCCACTGGACGCGACACCTGCGCACCGAGACCGATCCGTCGCATCGCGCCCGGATGAAGCGTTCGCGGGTGGTCAATGCCGTCGGTCTGACCGCCACCGGCGCGGTGCTGATCATCGTGCTGGTGACGAAGTTCTTCGCCGGAGCCTGGATCGCGATCCTGCTGATGGTCGTGGTCTTCGTGGTGATGAAGATGATCCGGCGCCACTACGACGCTGTCGCCAAGGAACTCGACGAGTACGAATGGGACCCCGTGCTGCCCAGCCGGTCGCACGCGATCGTGCTGGTCTCCAAACTGCACCTGCCGACTCGGCGGGCGCTGGTCTACGCGCGCGCCGCCCGCCCCGACACCCTGGAGGCGATCACCGTCAACGTCGACGACGAGGACACCAGGGCGCTGGTGCGCGAATGGGAGCGCAGCGAGGTCACGGTGCCCCTGAAGGTGATCGAGTCGCCGTACCGCGAGGTCACCAAGCCGGTGCTCGATTACGTCAAGCGGGTGCGCCGCGACTCCCCGCGCACCGTGGTGACGGTCTTCATTCCCGAATACGTGGTGGGCCGCTGGTGGGAGCAGGTACTGCACAACCAGAGCGCGCTGCGGCTCAAGGGCAGGCTGCTGTTCGAGCCGGGCGTCATGGTGACCAGCGTCCCGTGGCAGCTCAGTTCGTCGGCCTCCGCCAGACAGCCCGGAGTGGTCAACGCGCCGGGCTCGGTCCGGCGCGGCTACGGGGATCAGCGGCGCGGCGGGGATCAGCAGTGA
- a CDS encoding DUF3093 domain-containing protein — MSDQPNPSSTEPRDSTVTAYRERLWVPWWWWPIGFGVTALLAAEIQMAIGGSYGWLPYLLLFPLPVWVLAWLSRHSVQVTTDASGTPELHVGRAHLPVSFVSRAAVVAPSAKSAALGRQLDPAAYVQHRPWVGPMVLLVLDDPDDPTPYWLVSTREPGQVLAALGLPSAG; from the coding sequence GTGTCGGACCAGCCCAACCCGTCGTCGACCGAGCCTCGCGACAGCACCGTGACCGCCTACCGAGAGCGCCTCTGGGTGCCCTGGTGGTGGTGGCCGATCGGCTTCGGCGTCACCGCACTGCTGGCCGCCGAGATCCAGATGGCCATCGGCGGTTCGTACGGCTGGCTGCCCTACCTGCTGCTGTTCCCGCTACCGGTGTGGGTGCTGGCGTGGTTGAGCAGGCACAGCGTGCAGGTGACCACGGACGCGTCGGGAACACCGGAACTGCACGTCGGTCGTGCCCACCTGCCGGTGAGCTTCGTCTCGCGGGCCGCGGTCGTGGCGCCCAGCGCGAAGAGCGCGGCGCTGGGCCGTCAGCTCGACCCGGCCGCCTACGTCCAGCACCGTCCCTGGGTGGGACCGATGGTGCTGCTCGTACTCGACGATCCGGACGACCCGACGCCCTATTGGCTGGTCAGTACGCGCGAACCCGGACAGGTTCTGGCCGCGCTCGGACTACCGAGCGCGGGGTGA
- a CDS encoding alpha/beta fold hydrolase yields the protein MFHSPHPAAARPSVLPCVVALPGTGSDADFARRAFGSAADERGLRFRAVEPDPRDVVASYRAALDEAADNGPVLVAGISLGAAVAVEWAAARSRRAVAGPEAIAGVVAALPAWTGADTAGCPAALSAAYTAARLRADGLEAVIEQMRASSPDWLGAALAQSWRAQWPWLPGALEEAAAYAWPDAEQLAALNVPVSVIATTDDPVHPLAVGRRWAALIPGATLDCLTLDELGADPPVLGHLGFAALSRVLPPIRTPASEPAPVG from the coding sequence ATGTTCCACTCACCACACCCGGCTGCCGCACGACCATCCGTGCTTCCGTGCGTGGTCGCACTGCCCGGGACCGGCTCCGATGCCGATTTCGCCCGGCGCGCGTTCGGGTCCGCGGCCGACGAGCGCGGGCTGCGCTTCCGCGCGGTGGAGCCCGATCCCCGGGACGTGGTGGCGAGTTATCGCGCGGCGCTGGACGAAGCGGCCGACAACGGTCCGGTGCTCGTCGCCGGGATTTCGCTAGGCGCGGCGGTGGCCGTGGAGTGGGCTGCCGCCAGATCACGGCGGGCTGTCGCCGGCCCCGAGGCGATCGCCGGGGTGGTGGCGGCGCTGCCCGCCTGGACCGGGGCGGACACCGCCGGATGTCCGGCGGCGCTGTCCGCGGCGTATACCGCCGCGCGCCTGCGTGCCGATGGGCTCGAGGCAGTGATCGAGCAGATGCGCGCGAGCAGCCCGGATTGGCTCGGCGCGGCACTGGCCCAGTCGTGGCGTGCGCAGTGGCCGTGGCTGCCCGGCGCGCTGGAGGAGGCCGCGGCCTATGCGTGGCCCGATGCCGAGCAGTTGGCGGCGCTGAACGTGCCGGTCTCGGTGATCGCCACGACCGACGATCCGGTCCACCCGCTCGCGGTCGGTCGGCGATGGGCGGCGCTGATCCCCGGCGCGACGCTCGACTGCCTCACCCTCGACGAGCTGGGCGCCGATCCCCCCGTGCTCGGGCACCTTGGATTCGCCGCCCTGTCACGGGTGCTGCCGCCGATCCGCACGCCCGCATCCGAGCCGGCACCGGTCGGCTGA
- a CDS encoding DUF3710 domain-containing protein gives MGLFGKKKRDSDRYGEDEYSDDGYLDAEYDDEYDAEYAGDYEDADYDRTTAATAPDEQRTGPYDYDDVAELLDNVADQRLDLGSVILPVPPGGQLQVEMTPEGAPQAVHLATEHGRITVAAYAAPKSPGQWRTVAADLAESLRKDGAQVSVETGPWGRELHAATATADLRFIGVDGYRWMVRLVAAGPPGAAADGLPLVAAARAIMAETVVRRGTDPLPVRDPLPVVLPAQLAEQLAAAHQAQVQAQQQQAAPQPQPVPTPQPVPQEPRRGTGGSAMQQLGLN, from the coding sequence ATGGGACTTTTCGGTAAGAAGAAGCGCGACAGCGACAGATACGGCGAGGACGAGTACAGCGACGACGGTTACCTCGACGCCGAGTACGACGACGAGTACGACGCCGAGTACGCGGGCGACTACGAGGACGCCGACTACGACCGCACCACGGCCGCGACCGCACCGGACGAACAGCGCACCGGTCCCTACGACTACGACGATGTCGCCGAATTGCTGGACAATGTCGCCGATCAGCGCCTCGATCTCGGCTCGGTGATCCTGCCGGTCCCGCCCGGCGGTCAGCTGCAGGTGGAGATGACCCCCGAGGGCGCGCCGCAGGCCGTGCACCTGGCCACCGAGCACGGACGGATCACCGTCGCCGCCTACGCGGCACCGAAGTCGCCCGGTCAGTGGCGCACGGTCGCCGCCGACCTGGCCGAGTCGTTGCGCAAGGACGGCGCGCAGGTCTCGGTGGAAACCGGCCCGTGGGGTCGGGAACTGCACGCCGCGACCGCGACCGCGGATCTGCGGTTCATCGGCGTCGACGGCTACCGCTGGATGGTGCGGTTGGTCGCGGCGGGCCCGCCGGGCGCCGCAGCGGACGGGCTGCCTCTTGTCGCCGCCGCGCGCGCGATCATGGCCGAGACCGTGGTGCGGCGCGGGACCGATCCGTTGCCCGTGCGCGATCCGCTGCCGGTGGTGTTGCCCGCGCAGCTGGCCGAGCAGCTCGCCGCCGCCCACCAGGCCCAGGTGCAGGCACAACAGCAGCAGGCCGCCCCGCAGCCGCAGCCGGTGCCGACGCCGCAGCCGGTGCCCCAGGAGCCCCGGCGTGGAACAGGTGGCTCGGCCATGCAGCAGCTCGGCCTGAACTGA
- a CDS encoding sigma-70 family RNA polymerase sigma factor, translating into MAIEKQTRTRNHTHAAAGPALTESRRVAAEVEKLIGPAAAGDQRAISDILRTIHPLVRRYCGAKLGNTAHLQVTADDVVQEVLMATVKAMPRYQDQGKSFLAFVYGIAANKVADAFRRSQVHPTYPVADVPDTPSTEAGPEEWALAFERRAATRELMKVLAPAHREVLVMRIVLGWSAAQTAEAIGTSPGVVRVMQHRALNKLRAQFETAA; encoded by the coding sequence ATGGCTATCGAGAAGCAGACCCGCACCAGGAACCACACCCACGCCGCGGCTGGGCCCGCTCTCACCGAGAGCCGCCGGGTGGCCGCCGAGGTGGAGAAGCTGATCGGCCCGGCCGCCGCGGGTGATCAGCGCGCGATCTCCGACATCCTGCGCACCATCCACCCGCTGGTGCGCCGCTACTGCGGCGCGAAGCTGGGCAACACCGCGCATCTGCAGGTCACCGCCGACGACGTGGTGCAGGAGGTGCTGATGGCGACGGTCAAGGCGATGCCGCGCTACCAGGACCAGGGCAAGTCCTTCCTGGCCTTCGTCTACGGCATCGCCGCCAACAAGGTCGCCGACGCCTTCCGTCGCTCGCAGGTGCATCCGACCTACCCGGTGGCCGACGTGCCCGACACCCCGTCCACCGAGGCGGGCCCGGAGGAGTGGGCGCTGGCCTTCGAGCGCCGCGCCGCGACCAGGGAACTGATGAAGGTGCTGGCGCCCGCCCATCGGGAGGTGCTGGTCATGCGCATCGTGCTCGGCTGGTCGGCCGCTCAGACGGCCGAGGCCATCGGCACAAGTCCCGGAGTCGTCCGGGTCATGCAGCACCGGGCGCTCAACAAGCTGCGCGCCCAGTTCGAGACCGCCGCGTGA